In a single window of the Diabrotica undecimpunctata isolate CICGRU chromosome 11, icDiaUnde3, whole genome shotgun sequence genome:
- the LOC140452882 gene encoding uncharacterized protein isoform X1 yields MNDYKGRSKLMVDMCLGKDKKLPGLDSACSNISENRLLPPTKIQIIEDWLLGVEPKCIYSKFNSQNEEENAEMNNEKEQKGMEEHEEDVKFISDQAINMDFLSDECDSYADNDNAMFLEKQKMNNSSNTSKSEFIEDDDDSIKDPNYIPSEDGRAKKKWFSNLKIPLRKSHPQICEELVDSKQRENDSLILKKVIDIAEHGNDVSSILFNEPIEREKHEKDKSLIVRNLLNFDNKQKSEHQMEKESEKEQHTSSSTVAQRISSVALEDKPLVEKTLRKNYKDRRDFCFYCEKDVSHFSRHISKWHSEEIDVVKILCHKVNSKERRLALSNLRKKGNFIRNRTDSALRPVKRPKLTDKSLSADQYLPCKYCLGYYKKKFLFRHTKICLSNYDKENNRRQTSQSDGQTTLLLHHFLKHDDLLKSKIFSRMRADDINLIAKKDPLICQYAYSYIKGRQSKGNIDLVRQNMRRLAKLLDFARLQNPDIKKLIDILRPKHFQLIISGVNKIAKYNPETDNYESPTLAINFGTLIKKCCDLAYINLVQIENTSDERKELKILKTLLESQWCNEVSAQACTNLNQNKWNKEELLPLTNDLKKLNIFLQTSSEELFHKLKSDENDFKIYNSLKDTLYAQVILLNRRRPAEVAQLKVQTFKSINLGGENDNEFEKCLTEAEKILLKTYSRLVIRGKRGRGVPILLSPSMKMHFDLILQCRNNFAIESDFVFHTTGRGFVDGTKIIHKYAKKCQLERPASITATKLRKHLATITQLLQFSNNDMEQLSKFMGHTLQTHCNYYRLSDKVYQTAKISKLLLLMMEGGAEKYKGKTLDEIDINLAPLSDAEEEEMENILDTNDNLTVDCKIPSTSADLDNNKEPHKKMRNLKKKRFIDRRRPWTKQQKSIIAEYFSDNIKNRKPPIEIEVKHLIEEYPEVFKERKWTCIKAVVYNMYTGKLKY; encoded by the exons ATGAATGATTATAAAGGACGTTCTAAACTTATGGTTGATATGTGTTTAGGGAAAG ataaaaaattaCCTGGCCTTGATTCAGCTTGCTCGAATATTTCTGAAAATAGGCTATTACCACctacaaaaatacaaataattgaAGATTGGCTTCTGGGTGTGGAACCCAAATGCATATATTCAAAGTTTAATTctcaaaatgaagaagaaaatgcAGAAATGAATAATGAAAAAGAACAAAAAGGAATGGAAGAACACGAGGAAGACGTCAAGTTTATAAGTGATCAAGCAATAAATATGGATTTTTTATCTGACGAATGTGATTCCTATGCGGACAATGATAATGCTATGTTTCTAGAGAAACAAAAAATGAATAACTCGTCCAACACATCCAAAAGCGAATTTATAGAGGATGACGACGATTCCATAAAGGATCCTAATTATATACCATCTGAGGACGGCCGAGCTAAAAAAAAATGG ttctcaaatttaaaaattccacTAAGAAAGAGTCACCCACAAATCTGTGAAGAATTGGTTGACAGCAAACAGCGTGAAAACGATTCTTTAATACTTAAAAAAGTGATTGATATAGCGGAGCACGGAAATGATGtttcttcaatattatttaatGAACCGATTGAAAGAGAGAAGCACGAGAAGGACAAATCTCTAATAGTACGGAATCTCttaaattttgataataaacaaaaaagtgaaCATCAAATGGAGAAGGAGAGTGAAAAGGAGCAACACACAAGCAGCAGTACTGTAGCTCAAAGGATATCATCTGTTGCTCTAGAAGACAAG ccACTTGTTGAAAAAACGTTGagaaaaaattacaaagatcgaAGGGATTTTTGCTTCTATTGCGAAAAGGATGTATCCCATTTTTCGAGACATATTTCTAAATGGCACTCAGAAGAAATTGACGTAGTTAAAATATTATGTCATAAGGTTAATTCAAAAGAGAGACGATTGGCTTTATCAAACTTAAGAAAAAAGGGAAATTTTATCAGAAATCGGACAGACTCCGCATTAAGACCAGTTAAGAGGCCAAAACTTACTGATAAGTCGTTAAGTGCAGATCAATATCTGCCGTGCAAGTATTGTTTGGGTTACTAtaagaaaaaatttttatttaggcATACTAAAATTTGTCTGTCTAATTATGATAAGGAAAATAATAGAAGACAAACGTCCCAAAGCGACGGACAAACTACTTTGCTTCTACACCATTTTCTTAAACATGAcgatttattaaaatcaaaaattttctcaAGAATGCGTGCAGACGACATAAATCTTATTGCTAAAAAAGATCCCTTAATTTGCCAGTACGCATATTCGTACATAAAAGGCCGTCAAAGTAAAGGCAATATTGATTTGGTAAGACAAAATATGCGAAGACTCGCAAAACTCTTAGACTTTGCAAGGCTACAGAATCCTGATATTAAGAAACTTATAGATATTCTTCGCCCAAAGCATTTTCAACTAATAATTTCTGGAGTTAATAAAATAGCAAAATATAACCCAGAAACAGATAATTATGAGTCACCAACGTTGGCCATAAATTTTGGGACACTTATAAAAAAATGTTGCGACTTAGCATATATTAATCTTGTTCAGATTGAAAACACAAGCGATGAGAGAAAagaacttaaaatattaaaaactcttTTAGAATCCCAATGGTGTAATGAAGTTTCTGCTCAAGCATGTAccaatttaaatcaaaataaatggaACAAGGAAGAACTTTTGCCGCTTACTAACGACCTCaagaaacttaatatttttttgcaaacATCTTCAGAAGAATTATTCCACAAATTGAAATCAGATGAGAATGATTTTAAGATCTATAATTCATTAAAAGACACACTGTATGCGCAAGTCATTCTTCTTAACAGACGGCGACCAGCAGAGGTGGCTCAGCTAAAAGTCCAAACGTTTAAATCCATTAATTTGGGGGGTGAAAATGATAATGAATTTGAAAAATGTTTAACTGAAGctgaaaaaattttattaaaaacttacaGTCGTTTAGTTATAAGAGGTAAGCGTGGAAGAGGTGTTCCCATATTGTTATCACCATCAAtgaaaatgcattttgatttaattttgcaGTGTAGAAATAACTTTGCAATTGAAAGTGACTTTGTATTTCACACCACTGGAAGAGGATTTGTTGATGGAACTAAAATTATTCATAAATATGCCAAAAAATGTCAGTTGGAAAGACCTGCGAGTATAACAGCAACAAAACTTCGAAAGCATTTGGCCACCATTACTCAACTTCTTCAATTTTCCAATAATGATATGGAGCAATTAAGCAAATTCATGGGACACACATTACAAACGCATTGCAATTATTATCGTTTGTCTGACAAAGTATATCAAACGGCTAAAATTTCTAAACTTTTACTTTTAATGATGGAAGGCGGAGCTGAAAAATACAAAGGTAAAACTTTAGACGAAATTGACATTAACTTAGCTCCTCTCTCTGACGCGGAAGaggaagaaatggaaaatatcttggatacTAATGATAATCTAACCGTCGATTGTAAGATTCCATCTACTTCAGCTGACTTAGATAATAATAAAGAACCTCATAAAAAAATGCGTAATTTAAAGAAGAAAAGATTTATTGATAGAAGACGACCAtggacaaaacaacaaaaaagcaTTATCGCAGAATACTTTTCCGACAACATTAAAAACAGAAAGCCTCCCATTGAGATAGAAGTGAAACACCTTATTGAAGAATATCCCGAGGTAtttaaagaaagaaaatggaCATGTATCAAAGCTGTAGTGTATAATATGTATACAGGAAAACTTAAATATTAA
- the LOC140452882 gene encoding uncharacterized protein isoform X2: MNNEKEQKGMEEHEEDVKFISDQAINMDFLSDECDSYADNDNAMFLEKQKMNNSSNTSKSEFIEDDDDSIKDPNYIPSEDGRAKKKWFSNLKIPLRKSHPQICEELVDSKQRENDSLILKKVIDIAEHGNDVSSILFNEPIEREKHEKDKSLIVRNLLNFDNKQKSEHQMEKESEKEQHTSSSTVAQRISSVALEDKPLVEKTLRKNYKDRRDFCFYCEKDVSHFSRHISKWHSEEIDVVKILCHKVNSKERRLALSNLRKKGNFIRNRTDSALRPVKRPKLTDKSLSADQYLPCKYCLGYYKKKFLFRHTKICLSNYDKENNRRQTSQSDGQTTLLLHHFLKHDDLLKSKIFSRMRADDINLIAKKDPLICQYAYSYIKGRQSKGNIDLVRQNMRRLAKLLDFARLQNPDIKKLIDILRPKHFQLIISGVNKIAKYNPETDNYESPTLAINFGTLIKKCCDLAYINLVQIENTSDERKELKILKTLLESQWCNEVSAQACTNLNQNKWNKEELLPLTNDLKKLNIFLQTSSEELFHKLKSDENDFKIYNSLKDTLYAQVILLNRRRPAEVAQLKVQTFKSINLGGENDNEFEKCLTEAEKILLKTYSRLVIRGKRGRGVPILLSPSMKMHFDLILQCRNNFAIESDFVFHTTGRGFVDGTKIIHKYAKKCQLERPASITATKLRKHLATITQLLQFSNNDMEQLSKFMGHTLQTHCNYYRLSDKVYQTAKISKLLLLMMEGGAEKYKGKTLDEIDINLAPLSDAEEEEMENILDTNDNLTVDCKIPSTSADLDNNKEPHKKMRNLKKKRFIDRRRPWTKQQKSIIAEYFSDNIKNRKPPIEIEVKHLIEEYPEVFKERKWTCIKAVVYNMYTGKLKY; this comes from the exons ATGAATAATGAAAAAGAACAAAAAGGAATGGAAGAACACGAGGAAGACGTCAAGTTTATAAGTGATCAAGCAATAAATATGGATTTTTTATCTGACGAATGTGATTCCTATGCGGACAATGATAATGCTATGTTTCTAGAGAAACAAAAAATGAATAACTCGTCCAACACATCCAAAAGCGAATTTATAGAGGATGACGACGATTCCATAAAGGATCCTAATTATATACCATCTGAGGACGGCCGAGCTAAAAAAAAATGG ttctcaaatttaaaaattccacTAAGAAAGAGTCACCCACAAATCTGTGAAGAATTGGTTGACAGCAAACAGCGTGAAAACGATTCTTTAATACTTAAAAAAGTGATTGATATAGCGGAGCACGGAAATGATGtttcttcaatattatttaatGAACCGATTGAAAGAGAGAAGCACGAGAAGGACAAATCTCTAATAGTACGGAATCTCttaaattttgataataaacaaaaaagtgaaCATCAAATGGAGAAGGAGAGTGAAAAGGAGCAACACACAAGCAGCAGTACTGTAGCTCAAAGGATATCATCTGTTGCTCTAGAAGACAAG ccACTTGTTGAAAAAACGTTGagaaaaaattacaaagatcgaAGGGATTTTTGCTTCTATTGCGAAAAGGATGTATCCCATTTTTCGAGACATATTTCTAAATGGCACTCAGAAGAAATTGACGTAGTTAAAATATTATGTCATAAGGTTAATTCAAAAGAGAGACGATTGGCTTTATCAAACTTAAGAAAAAAGGGAAATTTTATCAGAAATCGGACAGACTCCGCATTAAGACCAGTTAAGAGGCCAAAACTTACTGATAAGTCGTTAAGTGCAGATCAATATCTGCCGTGCAAGTATTGTTTGGGTTACTAtaagaaaaaatttttatttaggcATACTAAAATTTGTCTGTCTAATTATGATAAGGAAAATAATAGAAGACAAACGTCCCAAAGCGACGGACAAACTACTTTGCTTCTACACCATTTTCTTAAACATGAcgatttattaaaatcaaaaattttctcaAGAATGCGTGCAGACGACATAAATCTTATTGCTAAAAAAGATCCCTTAATTTGCCAGTACGCATATTCGTACATAAAAGGCCGTCAAAGTAAAGGCAATATTGATTTGGTAAGACAAAATATGCGAAGACTCGCAAAACTCTTAGACTTTGCAAGGCTACAGAATCCTGATATTAAGAAACTTATAGATATTCTTCGCCCAAAGCATTTTCAACTAATAATTTCTGGAGTTAATAAAATAGCAAAATATAACCCAGAAACAGATAATTATGAGTCACCAACGTTGGCCATAAATTTTGGGACACTTATAAAAAAATGTTGCGACTTAGCATATATTAATCTTGTTCAGATTGAAAACACAAGCGATGAGAGAAAagaacttaaaatattaaaaactcttTTAGAATCCCAATGGTGTAATGAAGTTTCTGCTCAAGCATGTAccaatttaaatcaaaataaatggaACAAGGAAGAACTTTTGCCGCTTACTAACGACCTCaagaaacttaatatttttttgcaaacATCTTCAGAAGAATTATTCCACAAATTGAAATCAGATGAGAATGATTTTAAGATCTATAATTCATTAAAAGACACACTGTATGCGCAAGTCATTCTTCTTAACAGACGGCGACCAGCAGAGGTGGCTCAGCTAAAAGTCCAAACGTTTAAATCCATTAATTTGGGGGGTGAAAATGATAATGAATTTGAAAAATGTTTAACTGAAGctgaaaaaattttattaaaaacttacaGTCGTTTAGTTATAAGAGGTAAGCGTGGAAGAGGTGTTCCCATATTGTTATCACCATCAAtgaaaatgcattttgatttaattttgcaGTGTAGAAATAACTTTGCAATTGAAAGTGACTTTGTATTTCACACCACTGGAAGAGGATTTGTTGATGGAACTAAAATTATTCATAAATATGCCAAAAAATGTCAGTTGGAAAGACCTGCGAGTATAACAGCAACAAAACTTCGAAAGCATTTGGCCACCATTACTCAACTTCTTCAATTTTCCAATAATGATATGGAGCAATTAAGCAAATTCATGGGACACACATTACAAACGCATTGCAATTATTATCGTTTGTCTGACAAAGTATATCAAACGGCTAAAATTTCTAAACTTTTACTTTTAATGATGGAAGGCGGAGCTGAAAAATACAAAGGTAAAACTTTAGACGAAATTGACATTAACTTAGCTCCTCTCTCTGACGCGGAAGaggaagaaatggaaaatatcttggatacTAATGATAATCTAACCGTCGATTGTAAGATTCCATCTACTTCAGCTGACTTAGATAATAATAAAGAACCTCATAAAAAAATGCGTAATTTAAAGAAGAAAAGATTTATTGATAGAAGACGACCAtggacaaaacaacaaaaaagcaTTATCGCAGAATACTTTTCCGACAACATTAAAAACAGAAAGCCTCCCATTGAGATAGAAGTGAAACACCTTATTGAAGAATATCCCGAGGTAtttaaagaaagaaaatggaCATGTATCAAAGCTGTAGTGTATAATATGTATACAGGAAAACTTAAATATTAA